The genomic window AGAAGCGGGTGGCCGGAGGAAGATGGGCGAGGTGGTGTCCAGCAAGGAGAGCAAGATGGTCGAGAGCTCGCCGTGAATCTGGTTATCAGAATTCGCTGCCGCGCTACCGGAGCTCGCTATCGCGCGGGTGAGGACTTGCGACTGCACCCGTCGGCAGTGGAGGGAGCTTCGGGGCGCCCTGCCGTGAGATCCATAGATGTCGCGCCTATAGGGAAGGACCTGCGACTGCGTGGGGAGAAGCCACGCTCGGGTGCTGCCGGCGCGTAGGAGAAGCCACGCCTCGGAGGAGGCCGCGCTCGGAGAAGGAGTTCCCACAGGGGCCGAGGCTGGAGATCTCGCCGGTGGCGGTTGACTGATGGGTGAAAGGTCAGCACGGATGGTCCCACGGATGAGGTCAGCCGTCGCGAGGAAGAGGACTCAGATGGAGGGGAGTCATTGGAGGAAGGGGAGGAGCCGCCGGAGGGTGGGGAGGAGCAGCACCCGCGTGGAAGGAGGGGCAGAGTAGCGCCCGCACAGAGGGAGAAGGCCAGCACGCGTCGGATGGGGGCCCGATGGGAGCCCCAGGAATTGGGTCGGAGGGTGGATTTGGGTGTCCACCCAAATTCGGGGCCCTAGTAGCTAGGGGCATGctggagcaaaaaaaaaattttgccTGAGCCTCCATATTTAGCTATGGGGGCTCAAGTAGGGGCCatgttggagatgctcttgtGATGGAGATCTAGCAACGTCGCCACCTGGTTCGTCGTGTATGGTATGGAGAGTGGACTTCCGAAGTTTGTGCGCTGTTGTGGGGTGGGTTTAGAGGAGGAGAGGCGAGATTGGACGGCGGCGGCAGTGAGGCCATGGCCGCGTTCGGGAGAGAGGCGACGTAGGCGGAGAGCACTATCTCCTGCAAAAGAAAACCTGCCGTCATCAAGAAAGTTTTGTGTGGGACAAGTTTTTGATATTTTTAGAAGTGATTTTTTATAAATTGTTGGAGAAACCCTTCTTTGATGCTCCAATACTTTTTAGCGACTTGAAAAACTTAATGATTTTATGAATAAATTTTtggatactcttggagatgctgtaACCTTCCTCGGGTCAGGGAAATTCATATCTTCGACTTCAAGGGCCAAGATATAATTTGGGTACATCATTAACACAAAAGAACACTACAGTTATGTTTTGGTTCTTCTCACAGCGCACGGGTTGGGATTTTTTAGAAGTGCACAGAACAGAAATTTATGGTTCACCGATTTAGCTGACCGTTGCAATATCATGGTTTCTACTTTCTAGCTGTATATCCGGCCAAGGAGTATGGAAGCGCGGCCTGTACAGCTTGGCCTTTTCTGTCTTCTGCTTCTGTTGGTGGCACAGGACGCCCCTGCCGTTTCGGTTCCTAGCCCTGAATGCCAAAGGCAGTGTGGAGGCGTGGACATCCCTTACCCGTTCGGCATCGGTGACAACTGCTCGCGTGCACGAGGCTTCAACGTCAGCTGCCTGGATGTTCTTCAGGATGGCGTCTACAAGCCATACCTCACTGGTGATGAATTTGAGGTGCTCAACATTTCCTTGATTCATGGCACGCTCCGGATGATGAACAGGATCTCAACATCCTGCTACAACTCTTCCGGTCTCATAGAGAATGCTCAATGGGGTCTCAACGGAAGTTCTAGTCCCTATCGGTTCTCTGACGTCCACAACAAGTTCACTGTCATCGGATGCAACACCCTTGCCTACATCTCGGACAAGAGCGGCACAGGCTACCAGAGCGGCTGCGTCTCGACGTGCGGCAATGTGTCAGACTTGGTAGACGGTTCCTGCTCCGGCCAGGGCTGCTGCCAGACAGCGATACCCAGGGCGATGGGCTATTACAAAGTCGGCTTCGACAGCAATTTCAACACAAGCAAAATCTGGAGGTTCAGCCGATGCAGCTACGCCGTGCTGATGGAGGCGGAGGCGTTGAACTTTAGCACATTATACATCACCACGACCAAGTTCAACGACACAAACATGGGACGAGCACCCGTGGTGCTTGACTGGGCTATAAGTAGGGACTTGGCTATAAGAGATGGGACGACGTCGTGTGAGGTCGCCAAAAGGAATGAGACAGGCACTTACGCGTGTCTCAGCACCCACGGCGGGTGCGTGGAATCCCCCAACGGGCCAGGGTACCTGTGCAACTGCTCCAAAGGGTATGACGGCAACCCATATCTCCCAGATGGATGCAAAGGTACGAATTTGACTTCGTTCTAAAATGTTCAAGTAGTCAAGTGTGCGTGCATAATATCTTCCATATCTCATCCAATGACTTAGCTCTGTAGCCTCTCTATCTATCAATTGTGTACTATCGCACTTAGTTCTTGCCACTTTCTGCAGATTACAATGAATGTAGAGACGTATCGTCATGCCCCTCAGGCAGCATCTGCCACAACACAATAGGAGGATACCGGTGTTCGTGTCGAGCGGGAAGGAAGTTTTCTGAGCAAAACAAAACATGTGACCCTGATACTGGCCTCATCATAGGTAAGGCCCTCAGCTAGCATCAAATGGAAGTTTTCTAACAAGACAACGCTCTTATCTGATGCTGTTATGCAGGAGTTACAGTTGGCTTTCTTGTTCTCGTGATTTTCTCCTTCTTTGGATACATGATTCTTCAAAAGAGAAAACTGAACCAAGTTAAACAAGAACATTTTCAACAGCATGGAGGCGTGCTCTTGTTTGAGAGGATGAGATCAGAAAAGGGTCTTGCTTTCATTGTATTTAGTGAAGCTGAACTTATACAAGGCACAGACAACTACGATAAGAGCAGAATAATTGGAAAGGGAGGCCATGGGACAGTCTACAAAGGGATAGTTAAGAACAACATGCAGGTTGCAATTAAGAGATGTGCACTGATCGACGAAAGGCAAAAGAAGGAATTTGGTCAAGAAATGCTAATACTGTCCCAAATCAATCACAAGAACATTGTCAAACTCGTGGGTTGTTGCCTTGAGGTGGAAGTTCCGATGTTAGTCTACGAGTTCATCCCTAATGGCACACTATTCGAGCTTATCCATGGGAAGAACCAAGCACTGCAAATATCTTTCAGCACCCTGTTAAGGATTGTTCATGAAGCAGCCGAAGGACTCAATTTCCTACACTCGTATGCATCTCCTCCAATCATCCATGGTGATGTGAAGAGTGCCAACATCCTACTTGATGGTAACTACATGGCGAAAGTGTCAGATTTTGGAGCCTCCATACTAGCCCCATCCGACAAAGAGCAATATGTCACAATGGTTCAAGGTACTTGTGGATACCTCGACCCTGAATACATGCAAACATGCCAACTGACAGAGAAAAGTGACGTCTACAGCTTTGGTGTTATCCTTCTTGAGGTCCTCACTGGCCAAGAGCCTCTCAAGTTGGATGGACCTGAGATGCAAAGAAGTTTGTCGTCAAATTTCTTATCCGCTATGAAGGAGAACAATCTTGATGCGATCTTGCCGAGCCACGTGAAGGgacaagagagcaatgaattGATCAGAGGGCTTGCAGAGCTAGCCAAGCAATGCCTGGACATGTGTGGCAGCAACAGACCATCAATGAAGGAGATCGCCGATGAGCTCGATAAATTGAGGAAGCTTTCACTGCATCCTTGGGTACAGATTGATGCAGAGATGATAGAGACTcaaaaccttcttcttggtggaacATCGACTGCTAGCTTTGAAATAGAAGCCAGTACAACTGGGTATCCTACACAAGAAGGTGAGAACCTGCCCATGAACCCAAGAAGTTCGTACTATGCTAGGTGAATAGCATATGTTGTGGTGTATTCCATTGAAACTTCTACTTCTGGGACATCTGCGAGCTAGTTGTTGTACTATCTAATGTGTATATAATGTTACAGACACAAAGCTCTGCCTATCTTTACCCATTCAAGTATGTATATGTGCCCAGAACCTCTGCAACATATAATACTCCATGACAATAAATTTTATAAGTTGTTTCTTTAGATAAGTTTATACGTCTGAAACATTATCACATGTCAATACTCGTAATTTAATTTGTAGCATATTATGTTTTTATAAACAATACTACTATACATAGAATTATTCAATGTAGAAAATACATTCAACATCTTAAGTGCCTAGGTGTGTATTAATGATTGTTATGTGATTGTAGTAATTAATGCCGGTGTTATGTACCGGCAATAACATGGGGAGTACGTCTCATCAACGGACCTTAAACTTGTCCCTCATTCTCATTTCGGTCCCGGTACCCTTAAAATACATTTTACCACCATAAACTTGCTAATTGTACTATATGAGGCCCAAATCTTAGAAATTGCATTAAACCGCCCATGTGGCATGCCGACTGTCCCGAGTTCTCATCCAAGTAAATGTCACGCGGTGCGACACGACGGGGTCAGCTACGGCCATGTGCAAAGCCACAGCCAAGCTCTACTTCTCGCGGCGACCCCGCACACAAGGTGGACACCAAGACTGCCTTTCACTTAGGGTTAGGATTCACAAATTTGGGAATTTGACTTAGGGTTTGGAAATTTTGGGGAAAAAAGAAATTCGAGATCCAAGGTTCTCGAAATTTAGGGAATTTGATCTTACAGTTTGCAGTTCGCCTTTTCCCCTCCTTCTACATGCTTAAAACTGAAAGCCTAGTCCCTCATTAGGTGTTGTCATGTCTAATCCGAGTCAATTAAAAGGAGTTGGCAATTAACCTTGGCTAACCCTTAGCCCTAATTTGACTAACACGACGTGAATTAGGCCCAAAGCTAATTGACTTAGTTACTAATCTGGGTATTAGGGCTAAACAGTGGCACAGTTAGACTAAAACATGAACAATTAGTACTTAAACACAATCAAAAGCCAACAATTATGCCTTAAGCCAAAACTTAAACATACCAGAGACTTGGAGTGGCACTAGTGCTTAAAACCGGATCACTTGTTCATAATTAGGACACCTCATTTGGATTAATATCGGGTATACCTTAGTTTAGATGAGTTGGAGGCCATACCTTAGTTAAATAGGCTCCCTCCACTCTCTGGCCTAGCACCTCTCCTCTCAACCTCTTCTGTTCGTGGCCGCCGAACTCCAGGAAACACCGAGCAGCGGCTGCTCATCGCCTCCGACCTTTGCCTCTAACTCCCGGCCCTCCCATTCCTCTAGCAGAACGGTGTAGGCAGGAGATAGCGCAAAGCGCACCTCAACGGCTCAGCCATCGCAACTCGCAAGCAGCAGGCAGTAGCACATGTCGTCCTGACCTCCTGCTCCCCCACACGGACGGCGGTTCGGACAACCAAACGGTACGACCTCCTGCTCCCCCACACGGACGGCGGTTCGGACAACCAAACGGTCGCCCCAGAGGAACGACCCGACGGTGGTGGCGGCGCAGAGCAAGGAGACGTTGCGGAGGGCAGAGCAATTGTGCGATAGGCGGATAGAGAAGGGGGGGCAAGCGGAGGTTAAAATTATGCGGCGCCGTCTCACGGAACCTGACGTGCGACACCGCTGTTTGCTTTCCGTTTTTTTTAATTACCAgggtgtttttttttcttgagtGGATTTTTTACTTGATTGCTGGGGATTACTAGCACCAGGACCTTCGCAGCAGATGGGCGGGTCTGGACCGcccatcggcctgttcgctgattggtttctgggctggctgatgctggtttggtgtgagaggaaaatactgttggctggctggtttgggctggctgaaatcaacaagTGAACAGGGTGCATGCATGCCGCTGCCCCAGCTCTGCCGCTGCGCCGTATCATTGCTGCACGCGCATGTCCGACTCCCATCTGTCTCGCCCTGTTCCGCACACGCACCCTGACAGCGCCCGTCGCTCCTTCCAACTGACCCATCCTCTCTACGCACGGGCAGGATCCGGAAActcggatgaggacgagcacGTCCCGACTGCAGGACCCTGGGCACCTCGTGCGCCCTATCTGTCGACCTCTGGTTCGCCGCACTCGGTCCGTGTGCCATGACTCTCTGAATATATCTCTGAAACATGAAACATTTAGAATATGAAATACTTGGATGCAACATAACTCTGAACAagatgaaatatttagaacatacatTTGTAAAtctatgtgtgaaacatatgcaacatccagataaaacacttgcaacatgagaaCACTTACTACAACATAAggatgaaacaactgaaacatttgtaacatactattgcaatatatgtgtgaaatatatgtaATATACATCTGAAACAAATGAATCACttggaacaaacgcttgcaacatacctgtgaaaacacttgcagcatatgcaacatcccgatctacttttgcaatatccatataaagaattaagtccacttttggcctcTCAACTGttgtgttggtctaattttaaccctcaactataaaaccgtctagtaccggtacctaaactgtcaaaaccgttcacttttagcacctggatGGGGACAAAGctgttttgaccgacgttgagcggttttgaccacgccacaCCAGCGTGACGAACGCCAGCGTGTAGGGCGCTGTGTCGGTGAGCCGGTGTGTCAGCTGCCTGTGTCTCTGGTTCTCGTGCACCGGGTCTATAGAAGAGGGAGAGTCAGACGAAGCGGATGACAGGCAGGACCTGCGGGACGAGGTGGCGTGCTCCCATTGGCTGAGTTGACATGGCCAGCTTATCCCCGTCTTTGCCTCACGGTCACGGGCTCACGGCTCCTTGATCCGTTCGAGAGAGAGAGAATGCAGGAGGGAGGAGCAGAGCAGAGCGATGACGAGGACATGGTCCGGCTCCGTTGGTTTGGCATGGCCTCGGCGGTGTTCTCGCAAGttgcggcgacggcggcgacgcAAGTCGCAGACAACCGCAGACGTGGTGCTCTTCACGGGCGACCGGGACATGCAGCTGGCCTTGGGAAAGGTGGCGCACCTGCTAGCGGCGACCATGATGCTCAACAGCATGCAGCCGGTGATCTACAGGGTGGCCATCGGCGGCGGCTGGCAGGCGCTGGTCGCCTACATCAACTTCGGCTGCTACTACGTCGGTGCAGTTCGGTTGAGTCGATGACGCGTGGGCCCCACATTGGACAAAAACGCTCCACGTCGGATAAAACAGCCTCATCCGCgtccaggtgctaaaagtgaacggttttgacagttaggGTACTAGcattagacggttttgtagttgagggtcaAAATTAGACAAACACAACAGTTGAGGGGCCAAAATAGACTTAATCCACATATAAAACACTCataacatacctctaaaacatctcaAACACTTACATAAGTTCGTGACGCGGCCAAAACACGCTGCCACACCACATGCATCGGCGCAGCATGATTTGCCGTGTCGAACAACGATTTTCACGCGAAAATCTTTGCCGCGACACTCCTGTTTGTGCTGCAGCACTGTAGCGCTGCCAACTAGACTGGCGTGGTAAGGTACAACCttagaaaaattgtatctttttcgtaggatctcggatgaagatgatttttatataaaaattgtggCCCTCGACGAGATCttcaactttttagttttgagtttttaatttgaggtcattaagatactcagaaaaaattaaacaaagtttcAATAGTATATTAATCGCGTGTAAGTGCTTGTCGCCTTGGAAAAATTGTATCTCTCTTATATAGTGTCAAATGAGAATACTttctatataaaagttgtagcactcgacgagatctacatctTTCTAGTTTTGAGATTTTTAATATGAGGTCACTAATATgctcaaaaaattaaataaaGTTTCAGCAGTATATTAAACGCGTACAAGTGCTTGTCACCttggaaaaatcatatttttcttataTGGTGTCAAGTGGAGATATTTTTTATATGGAAGTTATAGCTCTCGATGGTATCTATAAATTtatagttttgattttttttttatttgagatcattaagTTGTTCAAAAAACAATATACAGTTTGAGCagcatattaatcgcgtacaagctTTTTTCGTAAacgaaaaatcatatcttttttatacgatgacaaatgaagatactttttatataaaagttgtatgtCTTCATGAgatttacaactttgtagttttaagTTGTTTTATTTGAGGTCGTTATCTTTTTTATACGGTGTCGAATTAAGTTTTTCAATTTAACTTTCTTCCGGTAAGTGACAAACATTGCAAGGGCCTTGTCTCCGATGGGGTTTCTCTCGACGACTGACGATGGACCTGAAGTTGCAGAGGACATAAGCAACCTTAATCGAAGAATCTTCGTCACGGTTGTTACTTGTCCGGTGCCTTTCGTTGAGAGCCGTTGAAGGTCCCTCTTGACAGCCGAGGGTTCGTGGGGCGGCTTGCCGAAGGTGCTCCCCCAATACACACTATTACTATCTCACTTATTCTTTTTATCCTCGCTTTGCATAAAAGGTTAATCCAAAGAAGGTGAAAATAGTTACTAACAGTAGCCATCGTTAATGTAAATTTGGCGAGGTCTAATAAACTTCGAATTTTTTGATCCTATCTCGTATCTAGGGCATGTTTGGCTCGCTGCCGTAACTTGCTGCAACGCATGGCTGCGGCATGCAACAACATGTTTGGCTCCTGCCCTACTTGCGGCGTGCCAAAGAAAACACGACAtgcttgtcggggaccaatactagggtacctgaagaggatgagctaatgaccatcaacattgattcatccgaacagtcaagagcgcgactatagctccaaccgaccctaggcgcgcaagctccgcctcgcccgacctctgggtgagggctctgcctcgcccgacccctgggggagggctccgcctcgcccgaccctgaggccatgggctccgcctcgcccgacctatgGGGGAGGGTTCCGCCTCGCctaacaccgaggccacgggATCCGCCTCGCCAGACCTCTGGTGGCAGACTCTAGCTCGCAAGACCTCCGGgggcggactccgcctcgcctgacccttgggggagggcttcgcctcgtccgacctctggggtggactctgcctcgcccgacctctaggggagggctccacctcgcccaaccctaaggcagcgggctccacctcgcccgacccttgggtttgcgctccgcctcgctcggcctctgggggaggactctgcctcacccgaccccaaggcccatgccaccaccaaccactctaggtccaaacgtatgggcctgggtcaaagctctaacaccagggaagagaccagcatgccccgatgtaacccacAGCCACGGGGGGGCATACtggagggttcacatcaagaatagcgtcgggcgtaccggtgctgttctgccaaaccctcgtacgaacactggcAGACGCGTcagctcaccacgacgtccgcttcGACGGAATGGAACACCATGACCGACAGACAACGCCTGCAAGTGGCGCCAGTGGTGGATGGGGCCATGACCTGGAgttgtccctattgacatctacagggtcggcgagacccgcatgaaggataagaaggactcGGTGGTCCTAAAGGCTGTCCTCTCCCTCTCGTTTCTTCTTTTTTCCTccactataacccatgctttcccttggtctataaaaagaaaagcagggcgtcccatggaGGGGGACAGGGATTGATCGATTGAGGCCAGACCCAATCAAACCACCACGAACCCATCAAACCTCGAACCAACCAGAACATAACACAAGCACACGgctaagcagcaaccgagctctagCACCCGTccactctttccaccagagacttgggacctgtccctctcttgcccgtttgtaacccctactataaactttcgatgctagtaacacgagcagcagcgatgaactggacgtagggacattctgcccgaaccaatataaacatcatgtcctctaagcacaccattcgacctagacgcgcaatactagaaatttactcattggtggtaactcaaaacatcgatagttggcgcgccaggtaggggccttttgcgtgtctcaacatccacaccaggcctcagatggctagtcacaacatcagctgggtcctaggcgtgCATGTACGCTttggggacctggacttcatcgtcacgacagAAGGAGAGTTGTTGCAGGCTTccaccgccatccaacctctccacttcaccggccttgatgcgatcacCAAGACGcatgaggagctgcagctgcacacaCCGGAGGCCCGCTCCCCCGGGAGCGGCCAGCTCCTTggcttcgactatgggaggttagagcgccagctcagtgccttcctaggaccccgatcatcctaggaggacctacgctacctcaccttctcattcaccaatgtcatggcataccttactggaggagagccgctctcttcGGAATACCTCATCTGGAGTGCCCCGACAGCGCTCTCGTTCGGTCTCCAGATCGTTGGCCACCTTTTGGCACAACGCACGCCTCCATCCCCCACGAACGacaagttcgtggggatgaccgaatatgtcatggaatctttccacaacCTCCTTGTGAGGGAAACAGAGTCGCCCTCCacctctaactccagcagggggagccatcacccctctcatgagtgtttcatggtaggtacccctgagagacacgttgaaagcatccaggaggaagaggctaccccaacaaatgaccttGACAACGAGGTCgagagggatgcaggggccccactacgcctatgggtggagcagctgaaggcccagcaccaagagcttgaggaagcgcgagtccagctcgagcaggaacacgtggagctcaagcaagagatcgagcgccatggaaaTAGTGGGCGCGCACACaccatggcccatgacatgaaccaGAGGGTCATTGAGGATGATGAAGCGCTCCCACACTTTGCCCAGGCAAgcaagaacatcgctgctgcggtggCCTTGCTCCGGGGGCTTCCGGGGCCCATGACACTTGAGGATCGTC from Miscanthus floridulus cultivar M001 chromosome 11, ASM1932011v1, whole genome shotgun sequence includes these protein-coding regions:
- the LOC136491077 gene encoding putative wall-associated receptor kinase-like 16 isoform X1 gives rise to the protein MEARPVQLGLFCLLLLLVAQDAPAVSVPSPECQRQCGGVDIPYPFGIGDNCSRARGFNVSCLDVLQDGVYKPYLTGDEFEVLNISLIHGTLRMMNRISTSCYNSSGLIENAQWGLNGSSSPYRFSDVHNKFTVIGCNTLAYISDKSGTGYQSGCVSTCGNVSDLVDGSCSGQGCCQTAIPRAMGYYKVGFDSNFNTSKIWRFSRCSYAVLMEAEALNFSTLYITTTKFNDTNMGRAPVVLDWAISRDLAIRDGTTSCEVAKRNETGTYACLSTHGGCVESPNGPGYLCNCSKGYDGNPYLPDGCKDYNECRDVSSCPSGSICHNTIGGYRCSCRAGRKFSEQNKTCDPDTGLIIGVTVGFLVLVIFSFFGYMILQKRKLNQVKQEHFQQHGGVLLFERMRSEKGLAFIVFSEAELIQGTDNYDKSRIIGKGGHGTVYKGIVKNNMQVAIKRCALIDERQKKEFGQEMLILSQINHKNIVKLVGCCLEVEVPMLVYEFIPNGTLFELIHGKNQALQISFSTLLRIVHEAAEGLNFLHSYASPPIIHGDVKSANILLDGNYMAKVSDFGASILAPSDKEQYVTMVQGTCGYLDPEYMQTCQLTEKSDVYSFGVILLEVLTGQEPLKLDGPEMQRSLSSNFLSAMKENNLDAILPSHVKGQESNELIRGLAELAKQCLDMCGSNRPSMKEIADELDKLRKLSLHPWVQIDAEMIETQNLLLGGTSTASFEIEASTTGYPTQEGENLPMNPRSSYYAR
- the LOC136491077 gene encoding wall-associated receptor kinase 5-like isoform X2 → MEARPVQLGLFCLLLLLVAQDAPAVSVPSPECQRQCGGVDIPYPFGIGDNCSRARGFNVSCLDVLQDGVYKPYLTGDEFEVLNISLIHGTLRMMNRISTSCYNSSGLIENAQWGLNGSSSPYRFSDVHNKFTVIGCNTLAYISDKSGTGYQSGCVSTCGNVSDLVDGSCSGQGCCQTAIPRAMGYYKVGFDSNFNTSKIWRFSRCSYAVLMEAEALNFSTLYITTTKFNDTNMGRAPVVLDWAISRDLAIRDGTTSCEVAKRNETGTYACLSTHGGCVESPNGPGYLCNCSKGYDGNPYLPDGCKDYNECRDVSSCPSGSICHNTIGGYRCSCRAGRKFSEQNKTCDPDTGLIIVGFLVLVIFSFFGYMILQKRKLNQVKQEHFQQHGGVLLFERMRSEKGLAFIVFSEAELIQGTDNYDKSRIIGKGGHGTVYKGIVKNNMQVAIKRCALIDERQKKEFGQEMLILSQINHKNIVKLVGCCLEVEVPMLVYEFIPNGTLFELIHGKNQALQISFSTLLRIVHEAAEGLNFLHSYASPPIIHGDVKSANILLDGNYMAKVSDFGASILAPSDKEQYVTMVQGTCGYLDPEYMQTCQLTEKSDVYSFGVILLEVLTGQEPLKLDGPEMQRSLSSNFLSAMKENNLDAILPSHVKGQESNELIRGLAELAKQCLDMCGSNRPSMKEIADELDKLRKLSLHPWVQIDAEMIETQNLLLGGTSTASFEIEASTTGYPTQEGENLPMNPRSSYYAR